The Neomonachus schauinslandi chromosome 4, ASM220157v2, whole genome shotgun sequence genome includes a region encoding these proteins:
- the TMEM200B gene encoding transmembrane protein 200B, producing the protein MTAGSPGDCGEVRRSPEGRVSRLGRRLGRRRRPRSPPEPLRVRARLRLRSPSGAFAALGALVVLVGMGIAVAGYWPHRAGVPGPRAANASAPPLSELRRESRGAGRGHGPHERLRLLGPVVMGVGLFVFICANTLLYENRDLETRRLRQGVLRAQALRPPDGPGWDCALLPSPGPRTPGAIGCTEPESWDLSPRRGTSPVPSVRSLRSEPANPRLGLPALLNSYPLKGPGLPPPWGPRTQTGHVIITVQPSGSCTEHSKSLDLGLGELLLGAPAARDCAHRSWPRLDRLSLGGYAKLEGGGDLGARV; encoded by the coding sequence ATGACAGCCGGGAGCCCCGGAGACTGCGGGGAGGTGCGGAGGAGCCCCGAGGGCCGTGTCTCTCGCCTGGGCCGCCGCCTGGGCCGCCGCCGGCGCCCGCGCTCCCCGCCCGAGCCTCTGCGGGTGCGGGCACGGCTGCGGCTGCGCTCGCCGTCGGGGGCGTTCGCGGCGCTGGGGGCGCTCGTGGTCCTGGTGGGCATGGGCATCGCTGTGGCCGGCTACTGGCCGCACCGCGCCGGGGTCCCAGGGCCGCGCGCTGCCAATGCCAGCGCGCCCCCCCTGAGCGAGCTGCGACGCGAGAGTCGCGGCGCAGGCCGCGGGCATGGCCCGCACGAGCGGCTGCGGCTCCTTGGGCCCGTGGTCATGGGCGTCGGCCTGTTCGTGTTCATCTGCGCCAACACGCTGCTCTACGAGAACCGCGACCTGGAGACGCGACGGCTTCGCCAGGGGGTGCTGCGGGCTCAGGCGCTCCGGCCCCCTGACGGCCCCGGCTGGGACtgtgccctcctccccagccccggaCCCAGGACTCCCGGAGCCATAGGCTGCACAGAGCCAGAAAGTTGGGACCTGTCCCCGCGTCGGGGTACCTCACCCGTCCCATCAGTGCGGAGTCTGCGTTCAGAGCCTGCTAATCCTCGCTTGGGGTTACCTGCCCTGCTCAACAGTTACCCGCTGAAGGGCCCGGGGCTGCCCCCACCCTGGGGTCCACGGACCCAGACTGGCCATGTGATTATCACCGTGCAGCCCTCTGGTTCCTGCACTGAACATTCCAAGTCTCTGGATCTGGGCCTCGGGGAGCTCCTGCTTGGGGCCCCAGCAGCTCGAGACTGTGCTCACCGGAGCTGGCCACGGCTGGACCGCCTCAGTCTGGGGGGTTATGCCAAGTTGGAAGGAGGAGGGGACTTGGGAGCGCGGGTTTGA
- the LOC110575404 gene encoding serglycin-like: MRLLLALAVLLLDSSVHGCPVRRARYQWVCCSPDGNSANRMDEKGPTFNLLPGESNRILPPRTDPASMTRSQNLNNVFPLSEDYFGSGSGSGFGSGSGSGFLTETEQEYQAVDENNVFYYNFRPLKRNLPSDNQDWGQDGLSERERFKKQVDREYFISKSSELTLIVNYRYASFLMKNPDETE; encoded by the exons ATGCGGCTGCTCCTGGCTCTTGCTGTCCTGCTTTTGGATTCTTCAGTTCACGGTTGTCCTGTGCGGAGAGCCAGGTACCAGTGGGTTTGCTGCAGTCCTGACGGTAATTCTGCAAACCGCATGGATGAGAAGGGGCCAACATTCAACCTACTTCCCGGTGAATCCAACAGAATCCTTCCTCCAAGGACTGACCCTGCTTCAATGACAAGATCCCAGAACTTGAATAATGTTTTCCCTCTTTCTGAGGACTATTTTGGatctggctctggctctggcttCGGATCAGGATCTGGAAGTGGCTTCTTAACTGAAACTGAACAGGAATACCAAGCAGTAgatgaaaacaatgttttttattACAACTTTAGGCCTCTCAAGAGAAATCTGCCATCAGACAACCAGGACTGGGGCCAAGATggtctgtcagagagagagaga ttcaaGAAGCAAGTTGACAGGGAATACTTCATATCTAAGTCTTCAGAACTGACTCTGATTGTGAATTACAGATATGCCTCTTTTCTTATGAAAAACCCGGATGAAACAGAGTGA